The nucleotide window taatcaaaaatgtttttctatacaaaaaaacataactattgaaaagttaaaaattaaatataagaaaaaatagtttctcTACCACTctcataaatattaaaaaattaaaaattaaaatataagaaaaaactTTTTCTCTACCACTATCATTCTCACGCATGCAACCTCCTGCACGTCATCCGCAGCACCAAACTCTCCCCCACCCCACACCAACCCGACCCACTCCAAATCTACACCAACGCAACCTCCTTTTATCTTTATCCCGACGGTACACCTCTTATTTGTGTCCATCTGCGCGACGAACATGTTTGTGAAGTCTCCATCGTGTTGTAAAAAGCGTTGCATTTGGCTTGAACATCTTGTAGCCGAGTCTTGGGTACAAATCTAAAGCGGGTATGGATTGATTAgaaatgggaattggatttggTAGTGGAATTTGAGAATCGAAATGGCGACGACTTGGTTGTAGCCAGTTCGAAATTGACTTTGGCTCAGTGTGTGCGTGTTCAGATCAAATGGTAAAGATATTAACGACTTGAGAGCTGATGACGGATGTTGTGCTTACTTTCTGAAAAAAAGACAGCTAATGAGAGGAGAGTAAGATTGTAGTGATAGTCGGAAAATGCAGGTaaaatttttctattttacagtgttttttgttttttttttttttttggatttatgataattttgttattgccttttttttttgggaactttaacgaaaagctcccggtactgttcactttaacgaaaaaccacatttttacactaaaaagtcaatcctggtactattcactttaccctttattttgtccttatcattaaaactcaaagttttcacgtcattttcattagttttttttttttttttttttaggtattaaacttttattaaTGACAAGTCGTAACTTTAGGTTAGAAAGTGAAGGGAAAGAATTAAGGATAATAAAGTGCAAATTCTAGAATAAGACTTTCACTTTCATCTCCCATCTTCCAAAAAATCACTAGCAAACACTCTTCCTGCTCCCACAAACTTCCCCAGCTCTGAGAATTGTGAGTTCTAAAGCAGCTCTGACAGGTTTATTTTTCTGaattttgttcatttttcttGCCAAATTACACAAATTTATGAGTTTTTCTGTGTTAATTTTGCAATGGTGGTGATAAAGTTAGTGGGTTTTGCTCTGTTGTTTCAGTAGACAAGTGTTTTTACTAGAGAAAAGCATGGCTTCTTGTTTTTCTGTTGTTTCCAATACTGGGTTCTTATCTATCCCCAACAAATTAGAATTTCACGGCGAAAAGTCCAAGTCTTTGGGAAGGTGTAGTGGTTTTTGCCCTAGTTCATTTGCTTTTCGTTCCATGGGTTTTGGTAAATTGCGAAACTTTCAACATGGGTTGTTCTGGAACAATGAGCTTAGGTCATTGATGAATGGAAACAGTGGAGTTTGGTTAAAGGGATTGAATAGTTGTTGTAAATCTAGACATGGGTTCTGTTGTTACAATAAAATGGAGCCATTTATGAATGCAAATAGCGCGAATAAGCAGGTCCATTTGGGGAAGAAAGGAGACACTAAGTTGAGGTCTTTGAGGAGGAGATTTTCTTTGAGATTGCGCCCGAGGTTGCGGTGGTTAGCTATGAGAGTGAAAAGAGTTACAATTCAGTCAGTGTTGAATGGTGTTGGGACTTTCTTGCGAAAGAACATGAGAAGAGTGACACTTGTTTCTTTGGTTTCTGTGATATTGGGGCTCTGCTATTTGTTTCTGAAGTTAACCGCTGTGCCCTCTCCGAAAATGGTTCCATATTCAGAATTGATAACAAGCCTTCAAAATGAGTCTGTTACAAAAGTTCTACTTGAAGAGGGGTCTCGTCGGATATATTATAACACAAATTCTCGCGTTGATGGGGGTACTCAATTGTCTGAGGGAGAATTGCCAAGCATTGAAGGTGAGAATGTGGCCGATAAAGTCACAAGTAATGATGGTTCTCGATCTAGTCAAGCACTGAATAGGAATGTTTTGAGAAAATTATCACCGACTCAAGCTTCTACGCTTGGCTGGCAGTATTCGACCAGAAAAGTAGATCATGATGAGAAATTTTTACTTAGTTtgatgagagagaaaggaatTACATATAGCTCGGCTCCTCAATCAGTTTTGATGTCAATGAGGACTACTTTGATAACTATAATATCTCTGTGGATTCCTTTGATGCCATTGATGTGGCTTCTTTATCGTCAACTTTCTGCTGCTAATAGCCCAGCTAGAAAGCGGCGACCTGATAAGCAGTTGGTTGGATTTGAAGATGTTGAGGGAGTTGATGCTGCGAAATTGGAGCTTATGGAGGTACACATCTCTTCTCTAGAATACATTAGATATGTTGCATGCTTTATTTCTATGCATCGACACTTTTTTTGCAttgaactccgcctatgtcttacatggccggtcccaagcccggataaaggaggagggggagggcgtcaggtagtcgacagccggcattCCATGATCatgtcgaatccttatgaaaatgaatccagaacaaaatcgcgctaaagctagggcgtcacccgtaagtggcgcgctgtgtggcctgagcacagtgataagtgagcaagggtcgctgtatctccatcggcacccggatgcagtgttaaatgagcaagggggccatagaaacttcttttcgaacgactccactcaaagttgtttgggagcatatgctcctatcaactttacccgggacacacaaaagaagtacttaaatcctattagacgggggagggtgaagaagctaggacagaagggtagagttcaagagagcaaaatgcgtttaggaatgtggaatataggaaccttaacgggaaaatctatggaagtagtggaagttatggtgaggagaaggataaatattatgtgcctacaagaaactaagtgggttggtagtaaggcaaaggatctagaaaactcagggtttaaactttggtattcgggcacaaatagaacgagaaacggtgttggcatcatcgtggacaagaccttggtacaagatgttgtagatgtcaagagggtaggagatagaatcatggcaatcaagattgtaataggacaagaacttatcaatgtgattagtgcgtacgcacctcaagtagggttggatacgagttcgaaggagaaattttgggaagatcttggagacttggtgcaaggaattgctcagacggagaagttatttataggaggagatttaaatggacacgtgggcagggagacaggcaactatggaggttttcatggt belongs to Malus sylvestris chromosome 17, drMalSylv7.2, whole genome shotgun sequence and includes:
- the LOC126609615 gene encoding probable inactive ATP-dependent zinc metalloprotease FTSHI 3, chloroplastic, with the protein product MASCFSVVSNTGFLSIPNKLEFHGEKSKSLGRCSGFCPSSFAFRSMGFGKLRNFQHGLFWNNELRSLMNGNSGVWLKGLNSCCKSRHGFCCYNKMEPFMNANSANKQVHLGKKGDTKLRSLRRRFSLRLRPRLRWLAMRVKRVTIQSVLNGVGTFLRKNMRRVTLVSLVSVILGLCYLFLKLTAVPSPKMVPYSELITSLQNESVTKVLLEEGSRRIYYNTNSRVDGGTQLSEGELPSIEGENVADKVTSNDGSRSSQALNRNVLRKLSPTQASTLGWQYSTRKVDHDEKFLLSLMREKGITYSSAPQSVLMSMRTTLITIISLWIPLMPLMWLLYRQLSAANSPARKRRPDKQLVGFEDVEGVDAAKLELMEIVLCLQGAINYNKLGAKLPRGVLLVGPPGTGKTLLARAVAGEAGVPFFSVSASEFVEMFVGRGAARIRDLFNMARKHSPSIVFIDELDAVGTKRGRSFNDERDQTLNQLLTEMDGFESDSKVIVVAATNRPEVLDSALCRPGRFSRKIVVGEPDEEGRRKILAVHLRGVPLEEDTNLICDLIASLTPGFVGADLANIVNEAALLAARRGGETVAREDVMEAIERAKFGINDKQLRPSTISKELGKMFPWMPSLMGKNTRQDGVQGPLGYQTLS